One segment of Meriones unguiculatus strain TT.TT164.6M chromosome 3, Bangor_MerUng_6.1, whole genome shotgun sequence DNA contains the following:
- the Mfsd2a gene encoding sodium-dependent lysophosphatidylcholine symporter 1 isoform X4, with protein sequence MAKGEGAESGSAAGLLPTGILQASERPAQVKKEPKKKQQLSICNKLCYAVGGAPYQLTGCALGFFLQIYLLDVAKVDPLPASIILFVGRAWDAFTDPLVGFCISKSSWTRLGRLMPWIIFSTPLAIIAYFLIWFVPDFPPGMERSHGFLWYLLFYCLFETLVTCFHVPYSALTMFISTEQSERDSATAYRMTVEVLGTVIGTAIQGQIVGQANAPCLQEQNGSAVTSEVVNRTQSASSLKETQNAYLLAAGIIASIYVICAIILILGVREQREPYEAQQAESMPFFQGLRLVMSHGPYVKLIAGFLFTSLAFMLVEGNFALFCTYTLGFRNEFQNLLLAIMLSATFTIPIWQWFLTRFGKKTAVYVGISSAVPFLILVALMKSNLIVTYVVAIAAGVSVAAAFLLPCFAEYQTQGCSQPEQVKFTLKMLVTMAPIILILLGLLLFKLYPIDEERRRQNKKALQALRVVSLSSGRCQPGCLMPTQLTWLCLLSAGMTATPAARFW encoded by the exons ATGGCCAAAGGAGAGGGCGCCGAGAGCGGATCCGCGGCGGGGCTGCTCCCCACCGGCATCCTCCAAGCCAGCGAACGGCCGGCCCAGGTGAAG aagGAGCCAAAGAAGAAGCAGCAATTGTCCATTTGCAACAAGCTTTGTTACGCGGTTGGAGGGGCCCCCTACCAGCTGACTGGCTGTGCCCTGGGGTTCTTCCTGCAGATCTACCTGTTGGATGTGGCTAAG GTGGACCCACTCCCTGCTTCCATTATCCTTTTCGTGGGCCGAGCCTGGGATGCCTTCACTGACCCCCTGGTGGGCTTCTGCATCAGCAAGTCCTCCTGGACCCGTCTGGGCCGCCTCATGCCCTG gaTCATCTTCTCCACTCCTCTGGCCATCATTGCCTACTTCCTCATCTGGTTTGTGCCTGACTTCCCTCCAGGGATGGAAAGGTCGCATGGGTTCCTTTGGTACCTGCTTTTCTACTGTCTCTTTGAGACACTGGTCACG TGTTTCCACGTTCCCTACTCCGCACTCACCATGTTCATCAGCACAGAGCAGAGTGAGCGGGACTCGGCCACTGCCTATA GGATGACTGTGGAGGTGCTGGGCACAGTGATAGGCACAGCGATCCAAGGACAAATTGTGGGCCAAGCCAATGCGCCTTGTCTCCAGGAGCAGAATGGCTCTGCAGTGACCTCAGAAGTTGTCAACCGTACCCAGAGTGCCTCCTCCCTCAAAGAAACG CAAAATGCATACCTGCTGGCAGCAGGGATCATCGCCTCCATCTACGTCATCTGCGCCATCATTCTGATTCTAGGAGTGCGGGAGCAGAGAG AACCCTACGAGGCCCAGCAGGCCGAGTCGATGCCCTTTTTTCAGGGCCTCCGGCTGGTCATGAGTCATGGCCCCTATGTCAAGCTCATTGCAGGCTTCCTCTTCACCTCCCTGGCTTTCATG CTGGTGGAGGGCAACTTCGCCTTGTTCTGCACCTATACTTTGGGGTTTCGGAATGAGTTCCAGAACCTCCTCCTGGCCATCATG CTCTCGGCCACCTTCACCATCCCCATCTGGCAGTGGTTCCTAACTCGCTTTGGCAAGAAGACAGCTGTCTATGTCGGGATCTCA TCAGCAGTTCCTTTTCTCATCTTGGTGGCCCTCATGAAGAGTAATCTAATCGTCACTTACGTGGTGGCCATAGCGGCTGGTGTCAGTGTAGCGGCTGCCTTCTTACTACCCTG CTTTGCTGAGTACCAGACGCAGGGATGCTCCCAGCCAGAACAGGTCAAGTTTACACTGAAGATGCTGGTGACCATGGCTCCGATCATCCTCATCCTGCTGGGCCTGCTGCTCTTCAAGCTGTACCCCATTGATGAGGAGAGGCGGCGACAGAACAAGAAGGCTCTGCAGGCGCTACG cgTGGTCTCACTTAGCTCAGGCCGATGTCAACCTGGTTGTTTGATGCCGACACAACTGACttggctctgcctcctaagtgctgggatgacagccaCCCCCGCGGCGAGATTCTGGTGA
- the Mfsd2a gene encoding sodium-dependent lysophosphatidylcholine symporter 1 isoform X1, translated as MAKGEGAESGSAAGLLPTGILQASERPAQVKKEPKKKQQLSICNKLCYAVGGAPYQLTGCALGFFLQIYLLDVAKVDPLPASIILFVGRAWDAFTDPLVGFCISKSSWTRLGRLMPWIIFSTPLAIIAYFLIWFVPDFPPGMERSHGFLWYLLFYCLFETLVTCFHVPYSALTMFISTEQSERDSATAYRMTVEVLGTVIGTAIQGQIVGQANAPCLQEQNGSAVTSEVVNRTQSASSLKETQNAYLLAAGIIASIYVICAIILILGVREQREPYEAQQAESMPFFQGLRLVMSHGPYVKLIAGFLFTSLAFMLVEGNFALFCTYTLGFRNEFQNLLLAIMLSATFTIPIWQWFLTRFGKKTAVYVGISSAVPFLILVALMKSNLIVTYVVAIAAGVSVAAAFLLPWSMLPDVIDDFHLKHPHSPGTEPIFFSFYVFFTKFASGVSLGVSTLSLDFAEYQTQGCSQPEQVKFTLKMLVTMAPIILILLGLLLFKLYPIDEERRRQNKKALQALRVVSLSSGRCQPGCLMPTQLTWLCLLSAGMTATPAARFW; from the exons ATGGCCAAAGGAGAGGGCGCCGAGAGCGGATCCGCGGCGGGGCTGCTCCCCACCGGCATCCTCCAAGCCAGCGAACGGCCGGCCCAGGTGAAG aagGAGCCAAAGAAGAAGCAGCAATTGTCCATTTGCAACAAGCTTTGTTACGCGGTTGGAGGGGCCCCCTACCAGCTGACTGGCTGTGCCCTGGGGTTCTTCCTGCAGATCTACCTGTTGGATGTGGCTAAG GTGGACCCACTCCCTGCTTCCATTATCCTTTTCGTGGGCCGAGCCTGGGATGCCTTCACTGACCCCCTGGTGGGCTTCTGCATCAGCAAGTCCTCCTGGACCCGTCTGGGCCGCCTCATGCCCTG gaTCATCTTCTCCACTCCTCTGGCCATCATTGCCTACTTCCTCATCTGGTTTGTGCCTGACTTCCCTCCAGGGATGGAAAGGTCGCATGGGTTCCTTTGGTACCTGCTTTTCTACTGTCTCTTTGAGACACTGGTCACG TGTTTCCACGTTCCCTACTCCGCACTCACCATGTTCATCAGCACAGAGCAGAGTGAGCGGGACTCGGCCACTGCCTATA GGATGACTGTGGAGGTGCTGGGCACAGTGATAGGCACAGCGATCCAAGGACAAATTGTGGGCCAAGCCAATGCGCCTTGTCTCCAGGAGCAGAATGGCTCTGCAGTGACCTCAGAAGTTGTCAACCGTACCCAGAGTGCCTCCTCCCTCAAAGAAACG CAAAATGCATACCTGCTGGCAGCAGGGATCATCGCCTCCATCTACGTCATCTGCGCCATCATTCTGATTCTAGGAGTGCGGGAGCAGAGAG AACCCTACGAGGCCCAGCAGGCCGAGTCGATGCCCTTTTTTCAGGGCCTCCGGCTGGTCATGAGTCATGGCCCCTATGTCAAGCTCATTGCAGGCTTCCTCTTCACCTCCCTGGCTTTCATG CTGGTGGAGGGCAACTTCGCCTTGTTCTGCACCTATACTTTGGGGTTTCGGAATGAGTTCCAGAACCTCCTCCTGGCCATCATG CTCTCGGCCACCTTCACCATCCCCATCTGGCAGTGGTTCCTAACTCGCTTTGGCAAGAAGACAGCTGTCTATGTCGGGATCTCA TCAGCAGTTCCTTTTCTCATCTTGGTGGCCCTCATGAAGAGTAATCTAATCGTCACTTACGTGGTGGCCATAGCGGCTGGTGTCAGTGTAGCGGCTGCCTTCTTACTACCCTG GTCCATGCTGCCTGACGTCATCGATGACTTCCACCTGAAACACCCTCACTCCCCCGGCACCGAGcccatcttcttttccttctatgtCTTCTTCACCAAGTTTGCCTCTGGAGTTTCACTGGGTGTGTCCACCCTCAGTCTTGA CTTTGCTGAGTACCAGACGCAGGGATGCTCCCAGCCAGAACAGGTCAAGTTTACACTGAAGATGCTGGTGACCATGGCTCCGATCATCCTCATCCTGCTGGGCCTGCTGCTCTTCAAGCTGTACCCCATTGATGAGGAGAGGCGGCGACAGAACAAGAAGGCTCTGCAGGCGCTACG cgTGGTCTCACTTAGCTCAGGCCGATGTCAACCTGGTTGTTTGATGCCGACACAACTGACttggctctgcctcctaagtgctgggatgacagccaCCCCCGCGGCGAGATTCTGGTGA
- the Mfsd2a gene encoding sodium-dependent lysophosphatidylcholine symporter 1 isoform X2, producing the protein MAKGEGAESGSAAGLLPTGILQASERPAQVKEPKKKQQLSICNKLCYAVGGAPYQLTGCALGFFLQIYLLDVAKVDPLPASIILFVGRAWDAFTDPLVGFCISKSSWTRLGRLMPWIIFSTPLAIIAYFLIWFVPDFPPGMERSHGFLWYLLFYCLFETLVTCFHVPYSALTMFISTEQSERDSATAYRMTVEVLGTVIGTAIQGQIVGQANAPCLQEQNGSAVTSEVVNRTQSASSLKETQNAYLLAAGIIASIYVICAIILILGVREQREPYEAQQAESMPFFQGLRLVMSHGPYVKLIAGFLFTSLAFMLVEGNFALFCTYTLGFRNEFQNLLLAIMLSATFTIPIWQWFLTRFGKKTAVYVGISSAVPFLILVALMKSNLIVTYVVAIAAGVSVAAAFLLPWSMLPDVIDDFHLKHPHSPGTEPIFFSFYVFFTKFASGVSLGVSTLSLDFAEYQTQGCSQPEQVKFTLKMLVTMAPIILILLGLLLFKLYPIDEERRRQNKKALQALRVVSLSSGRCQPGCLMPTQLTWLCLLSAGMTATPAARFW; encoded by the exons ATGGCCAAAGGAGAGGGCGCCGAGAGCGGATCCGCGGCGGGGCTGCTCCCCACCGGCATCCTCCAAGCCAGCGAACGGCCGGCCCAGGTGAAG GAGCCAAAGAAGAAGCAGCAATTGTCCATTTGCAACAAGCTTTGTTACGCGGTTGGAGGGGCCCCCTACCAGCTGACTGGCTGTGCCCTGGGGTTCTTCCTGCAGATCTACCTGTTGGATGTGGCTAAG GTGGACCCACTCCCTGCTTCCATTATCCTTTTCGTGGGCCGAGCCTGGGATGCCTTCACTGACCCCCTGGTGGGCTTCTGCATCAGCAAGTCCTCCTGGACCCGTCTGGGCCGCCTCATGCCCTG gaTCATCTTCTCCACTCCTCTGGCCATCATTGCCTACTTCCTCATCTGGTTTGTGCCTGACTTCCCTCCAGGGATGGAAAGGTCGCATGGGTTCCTTTGGTACCTGCTTTTCTACTGTCTCTTTGAGACACTGGTCACG TGTTTCCACGTTCCCTACTCCGCACTCACCATGTTCATCAGCACAGAGCAGAGTGAGCGGGACTCGGCCACTGCCTATA GGATGACTGTGGAGGTGCTGGGCACAGTGATAGGCACAGCGATCCAAGGACAAATTGTGGGCCAAGCCAATGCGCCTTGTCTCCAGGAGCAGAATGGCTCTGCAGTGACCTCAGAAGTTGTCAACCGTACCCAGAGTGCCTCCTCCCTCAAAGAAACG CAAAATGCATACCTGCTGGCAGCAGGGATCATCGCCTCCATCTACGTCATCTGCGCCATCATTCTGATTCTAGGAGTGCGGGAGCAGAGAG AACCCTACGAGGCCCAGCAGGCCGAGTCGATGCCCTTTTTTCAGGGCCTCCGGCTGGTCATGAGTCATGGCCCCTATGTCAAGCTCATTGCAGGCTTCCTCTTCACCTCCCTGGCTTTCATG CTGGTGGAGGGCAACTTCGCCTTGTTCTGCACCTATACTTTGGGGTTTCGGAATGAGTTCCAGAACCTCCTCCTGGCCATCATG CTCTCGGCCACCTTCACCATCCCCATCTGGCAGTGGTTCCTAACTCGCTTTGGCAAGAAGACAGCTGTCTATGTCGGGATCTCA TCAGCAGTTCCTTTTCTCATCTTGGTGGCCCTCATGAAGAGTAATCTAATCGTCACTTACGTGGTGGCCATAGCGGCTGGTGTCAGTGTAGCGGCTGCCTTCTTACTACCCTG GTCCATGCTGCCTGACGTCATCGATGACTTCCACCTGAAACACCCTCACTCCCCCGGCACCGAGcccatcttcttttccttctatgtCTTCTTCACCAAGTTTGCCTCTGGAGTTTCACTGGGTGTGTCCACCCTCAGTCTTGA CTTTGCTGAGTACCAGACGCAGGGATGCTCCCAGCCAGAACAGGTCAAGTTTACACTGAAGATGCTGGTGACCATGGCTCCGATCATCCTCATCCTGCTGGGCCTGCTGCTCTTCAAGCTGTACCCCATTGATGAGGAGAGGCGGCGACAGAACAAGAAGGCTCTGCAGGCGCTACG cgTGGTCTCACTTAGCTCAGGCCGATGTCAACCTGGTTGTTTGATGCCGACACAACTGACttggctctgcctcctaagtgctgggatgacagccaCCCCCGCGGCGAGATTCTGGTGA
- the Mfsd2a gene encoding sodium-dependent lysophosphatidylcholine symporter 1 isoform X3, which translates to MAKGEGAESGSAAGLLPTGILQASERPAQVKKEPKKKQQLSICNKLCYAVGGAPYQLTGCALGFFLQIYLLDVAKVDPLPASIILFVGRAWDAFTDPLVGFCISKSSWTRLGRLMPWIIFSTPLAIIAYFLIWFVPDFPPGMERSHGFLWYLLFYCLFETLVTCFHVPYSALTMFISTEQSERDSATAYRMTVEVLGTVIGTAIQGQIVGQANAPCLQEQNGSAVTSEVVNRTQSASSLKETQNAYLLAAGIIASIYVICAIILILGVREQREPYEAQQAESMPFFQGLRLVMSHGPYVKLIAGFLFTSLAFMLVEGNFALFCTYTLGFRNEFQNLLLAIMLSATFTIPIWQWFLTRFGKKTAVYVGISSAVPFLILVALMKSNLIVTYVVAIAAGVSVAAAFLLPWSMLPDVIDDFHLKHPHSPGTEPIFFSFYVFFTKFASGVSLGVSTLSLDFAEYQTQGCSQPEQVKFTLKMLVTMAPIILILLGLLLFKLYPIDEERRRQNKKALQALRDEASSSGCSDTDSTELASIL; encoded by the exons ATGGCCAAAGGAGAGGGCGCCGAGAGCGGATCCGCGGCGGGGCTGCTCCCCACCGGCATCCTCCAAGCCAGCGAACGGCCGGCCCAGGTGAAG aagGAGCCAAAGAAGAAGCAGCAATTGTCCATTTGCAACAAGCTTTGTTACGCGGTTGGAGGGGCCCCCTACCAGCTGACTGGCTGTGCCCTGGGGTTCTTCCTGCAGATCTACCTGTTGGATGTGGCTAAG GTGGACCCACTCCCTGCTTCCATTATCCTTTTCGTGGGCCGAGCCTGGGATGCCTTCACTGACCCCCTGGTGGGCTTCTGCATCAGCAAGTCCTCCTGGACCCGTCTGGGCCGCCTCATGCCCTG gaTCATCTTCTCCACTCCTCTGGCCATCATTGCCTACTTCCTCATCTGGTTTGTGCCTGACTTCCCTCCAGGGATGGAAAGGTCGCATGGGTTCCTTTGGTACCTGCTTTTCTACTGTCTCTTTGAGACACTGGTCACG TGTTTCCACGTTCCCTACTCCGCACTCACCATGTTCATCAGCACAGAGCAGAGTGAGCGGGACTCGGCCACTGCCTATA GGATGACTGTGGAGGTGCTGGGCACAGTGATAGGCACAGCGATCCAAGGACAAATTGTGGGCCAAGCCAATGCGCCTTGTCTCCAGGAGCAGAATGGCTCTGCAGTGACCTCAGAAGTTGTCAACCGTACCCAGAGTGCCTCCTCCCTCAAAGAAACG CAAAATGCATACCTGCTGGCAGCAGGGATCATCGCCTCCATCTACGTCATCTGCGCCATCATTCTGATTCTAGGAGTGCGGGAGCAGAGAG AACCCTACGAGGCCCAGCAGGCCGAGTCGATGCCCTTTTTTCAGGGCCTCCGGCTGGTCATGAGTCATGGCCCCTATGTCAAGCTCATTGCAGGCTTCCTCTTCACCTCCCTGGCTTTCATG CTGGTGGAGGGCAACTTCGCCTTGTTCTGCACCTATACTTTGGGGTTTCGGAATGAGTTCCAGAACCTCCTCCTGGCCATCATG CTCTCGGCCACCTTCACCATCCCCATCTGGCAGTGGTTCCTAACTCGCTTTGGCAAGAAGACAGCTGTCTATGTCGGGATCTCA TCAGCAGTTCCTTTTCTCATCTTGGTGGCCCTCATGAAGAGTAATCTAATCGTCACTTACGTGGTGGCCATAGCGGCTGGTGTCAGTGTAGCGGCTGCCTTCTTACTACCCTG GTCCATGCTGCCTGACGTCATCGATGACTTCCACCTGAAACACCCTCACTCCCCCGGCACCGAGcccatcttcttttccttctatgtCTTCTTCACCAAGTTTGCCTCTGGAGTTTCACTGGGTGTGTCCACCCTCAGTCTTGA CTTTGCTGAGTACCAGACGCAGGGATGCTCCCAGCCAGAACAGGTCAAGTTTACACTGAAGATGCTGGTGACCATGGCTCCGATCATCCTCATCCTGCTGGGCCTGCTGCTCTTCAAGCTGTACCCCATTGATGAGGAGAGGCGGCGACAGAACAAGAAGGCTCTGCAGGCGCTACG AGATGAAGCCAGCAGCTCAGGTTGCTCTGACACAGACTCCACAGAGCTGGCCAGCATTCTCTAG
- the Mfsd2a gene encoding sodium-dependent lysophosphatidylcholine symporter 1 isoform X5, with protein MAKGEGAESGSAAGLLPTGILQASERPAQVKKEPKKKQQLSICNKLCYAVGGAPYQLTGCALGFFLQIYLLDVAKVDPLPASIILFVGRAWDAFTDPLVGFCISKSSWTRLGRLMPWIIFSTPLAIIAYFLIWFVPDFPPGMERSHGFLWYLLFYCLFETLVTCFHVPYSALTMFISTEQSERDSATAYRMTVEVLGTVIGTAIQGQIVGQANAPCLQEQNGSAVTSEVVNRTQSASSLKETQNAYLLAAGIIASIYVICAIILILGVREQREPYEAQQAESMPFFQGLRLVMSHGPYVKLIAGFLFTSLAFMLVEGNFALFCTYTLGFRNEFQNLLLAIMLSATFTIPIWQWFLTRFGKKTAVYVGISSAVPFLILVALMKSNLIVTYVVAIAAGVSVAAAFLLPWSMLPDVIDDFHLKHPHSPGTEPIFFSFYVFFTKFASGVSLGVSTLSLE; from the exons ATGGCCAAAGGAGAGGGCGCCGAGAGCGGATCCGCGGCGGGGCTGCTCCCCACCGGCATCCTCCAAGCCAGCGAACGGCCGGCCCAGGTGAAG aagGAGCCAAAGAAGAAGCAGCAATTGTCCATTTGCAACAAGCTTTGTTACGCGGTTGGAGGGGCCCCCTACCAGCTGACTGGCTGTGCCCTGGGGTTCTTCCTGCAGATCTACCTGTTGGATGTGGCTAAG GTGGACCCACTCCCTGCTTCCATTATCCTTTTCGTGGGCCGAGCCTGGGATGCCTTCACTGACCCCCTGGTGGGCTTCTGCATCAGCAAGTCCTCCTGGACCCGTCTGGGCCGCCTCATGCCCTG gaTCATCTTCTCCACTCCTCTGGCCATCATTGCCTACTTCCTCATCTGGTTTGTGCCTGACTTCCCTCCAGGGATGGAAAGGTCGCATGGGTTCCTTTGGTACCTGCTTTTCTACTGTCTCTTTGAGACACTGGTCACG TGTTTCCACGTTCCCTACTCCGCACTCACCATGTTCATCAGCACAGAGCAGAGTGAGCGGGACTCGGCCACTGCCTATA GGATGACTGTGGAGGTGCTGGGCACAGTGATAGGCACAGCGATCCAAGGACAAATTGTGGGCCAAGCCAATGCGCCTTGTCTCCAGGAGCAGAATGGCTCTGCAGTGACCTCAGAAGTTGTCAACCGTACCCAGAGTGCCTCCTCCCTCAAAGAAACG CAAAATGCATACCTGCTGGCAGCAGGGATCATCGCCTCCATCTACGTCATCTGCGCCATCATTCTGATTCTAGGAGTGCGGGAGCAGAGAG AACCCTACGAGGCCCAGCAGGCCGAGTCGATGCCCTTTTTTCAGGGCCTCCGGCTGGTCATGAGTCATGGCCCCTATGTCAAGCTCATTGCAGGCTTCCTCTTCACCTCCCTGGCTTTCATG CTGGTGGAGGGCAACTTCGCCTTGTTCTGCACCTATACTTTGGGGTTTCGGAATGAGTTCCAGAACCTCCTCCTGGCCATCATG CTCTCGGCCACCTTCACCATCCCCATCTGGCAGTGGTTCCTAACTCGCTTTGGCAAGAAGACAGCTGTCTATGTCGGGATCTCA TCAGCAGTTCCTTTTCTCATCTTGGTGGCCCTCATGAAGAGTAATCTAATCGTCACTTACGTGGTGGCCATAGCGGCTGGTGTCAGTGTAGCGGCTGCCTTCTTACTACCCTG GTCCATGCTGCCTGACGTCATCGATGACTTCCACCTGAAACACCCTCACTCCCCCGGCACCGAGcccatcttcttttccttctatgtCTTCTTCACCAAGTTTGCCTCTGGAGTTTCACTGGGTGTGTCCACCCTCAGTCTTGAGTGA
- the Mfsd2a gene encoding sodium-dependent lysophosphatidylcholine symporter 1 isoform X6, whose amino-acid sequence MWLRWTHSLLPLSFSWAEPGMPSLTPWWASASASPPGPVWAASCPGSSSPLLWPSLPTSSSGLCLTSLQGWKGRMGSFGTCFSTVSLRHWSRVSTFPTPHSPCSSAQSRVSGTRPLPIEQNGSAVTSEVVNRTQSASSLKETQNAYLLAAGIIASIYVICAIILILGVREQREPYEAQQAESMPFFQGLRLVMSHGPYVKLIAGFLFTSLAFMLVEGNFALFCTYTLGFRNEFQNLLLAIMLSATFTIPIWQWFLTRFGKKTAVYVGISSAVPFLILVALMKSNLIVTYVVAIAAGVSVAAAFLLPWSMLPDVIDDFHLKHPHSPGTEPIFFSFYVFFTKFASGVSLGVSTLSLDFAEYQTQGCSQPEQVKFTLKMLVTMAPIILILLGLLLFKLYPIDEERRRQNKKALQALRVVSLSSGRCQPGCLMPTQLTWLCLLSAGMTATPAARFW is encoded by the exons ATGTGGCTAAG GTGGACCCACTCCCTGCTTCCATTATCCTTTTCGTGGGCCGAGCCTGGGATGCCTTCACTGACCCCCTGGTGGGCTTCTGCATCAGCAAGTCCTCCTGGACCCGTCTGGGCCGCCTCATGCCCTG gaTCATCTTCTCCACTCCTCTGGCCATCATTGCCTACTTCCTCATCTGGTTTGTGCCTGACTTCCCTCCAGGGATGGAAAGGTCGCATGGGTTCCTTTGGTACCTGCTTTTCTACTGTCTCTTTGAGACACTGGTCACG TGTTTCCACGTTCCCTACTCCGCACTCACCATGTTCATCAGCACAGAGCAGAGTGAGCGGGACTCGGCCACTGCCTATA GAGCAGAATGGCTCTGCAGTGACCTCAGAAGTTGTCAACCGTACCCAGAGTGCCTCCTCCCTCAAAGAAACG CAAAATGCATACCTGCTGGCAGCAGGGATCATCGCCTCCATCTACGTCATCTGCGCCATCATTCTGATTCTAGGAGTGCGGGAGCAGAGAG AACCCTACGAGGCCCAGCAGGCCGAGTCGATGCCCTTTTTTCAGGGCCTCCGGCTGGTCATGAGTCATGGCCCCTATGTCAAGCTCATTGCAGGCTTCCTCTTCACCTCCCTGGCTTTCATG CTGGTGGAGGGCAACTTCGCCTTGTTCTGCACCTATACTTTGGGGTTTCGGAATGAGTTCCAGAACCTCCTCCTGGCCATCATG CTCTCGGCCACCTTCACCATCCCCATCTGGCAGTGGTTCCTAACTCGCTTTGGCAAGAAGACAGCTGTCTATGTCGGGATCTCA TCAGCAGTTCCTTTTCTCATCTTGGTGGCCCTCATGAAGAGTAATCTAATCGTCACTTACGTGGTGGCCATAGCGGCTGGTGTCAGTGTAGCGGCTGCCTTCTTACTACCCTG GTCCATGCTGCCTGACGTCATCGATGACTTCCACCTGAAACACCCTCACTCCCCCGGCACCGAGcccatcttcttttccttctatgtCTTCTTCACCAAGTTTGCCTCTGGAGTTTCACTGGGTGTGTCCACCCTCAGTCTTGA CTTTGCTGAGTACCAGACGCAGGGATGCTCCCAGCCAGAACAGGTCAAGTTTACACTGAAGATGCTGGTGACCATGGCTCCGATCATCCTCATCCTGCTGGGCCTGCTGCTCTTCAAGCTGTACCCCATTGATGAGGAGAGGCGGCGACAGAACAAGAAGGCTCTGCAGGCGCTACG cgTGGTCTCACTTAGCTCAGGCCGATGTCAACCTGGTTGTTTGATGCCGACACAACTGACttggctctgcctcctaagtgctgggatgacagccaCCCCCGCGGCGAGATTCTGGTGA